Proteins encoded by one window of Ascochyta rabiei chromosome 1, complete sequence:
- a CDS encoding cell cycle RNA binding protein whi3, translated as MAGGPSPSSTSPSNLSNSPFLHGSLSSSNSSSPPKLFAQSTMTADVFAPSHTYNMPGAIGERRPMERNGLSMLSFGDADAPPDNRTRHAIFLRKLPSNSDKEAVRNILLFAKDLVDCEMVPQTRFSEDKGFASAIAYFQTYDGAKEARDLLNGKRNATQDATLIVEVLQDGLGGAIGSRRNTVDSGSARHGSIASSTGIAGASSNARQSSRYNGTFQNMEKMSPPNGTPGLGNGEFGVSNLFSPTSPVQTSFASRNLGKSVINDEADDDNDLLNESIGYATGGPPAQSNMSRRATNPNPPVPVSRFASLSLNTNSVNGMGSPPLNSYTSPRSAATMQSPGPALSAMSPHNAPSALNTGPNTGFQQYSSHFARPTYPPVNPADQNPPCNTLYVGNLPMDTSEDELKAVFSKQRGYKRLCFRTKQNGPMCFVEFEDTSFATKALNELYGYMLHNSVKGGIRLSFSKNPLGVRSGQHASMGSASSITPSTPLSGFGSGVGAPPGFSTATGPPPGLSAPPGLASQSHANANNGFGMYANGGFGMGPNEMSSSMRQPMATGGNSFGGMGGSYSAYMMGR; from the coding sequence ATGGCCGGTGGGCCTAGTCCGAGCAGCACAAGCCCTTCCAACCTCTCCAACAGTCCCTTCCTGCACGGCTCTCTAAGCAGCTCCAACTCCTCATCTCCCCCAAAGCTCTTCGCTCAAAGCACCATGACGGCAGACGTCTTCGCACCCTCTCACACATACAACATGCCGGGCGCTATCGGTGAGCGTCGGCCAATGGAGCGCAATGGGCTCTCCATGCTTTCTTTCGGCGACGCCGACGCCCCCCCAGATAACAGGACTCGACACGCCATCTTCTTGCGCAAGCTTCCCAGCAACAGTGACAAGGAGGCCGTGCGCAACATTCTGCTTTTTGCCAAGGACTTGGTCGACTGCGAAATGGTCCCTCAGACTCGTTTCTCCGAAGACAAGGGCTTCGCCTCTGCTATTGCTTACTTCCAGACATACGATGGCGCAAAAGAAGCGCGCGATCTTCTCAATGGCAAACGCAATGCTACCCAAGACGCAACGCTGATCGTCGAGGTACTGCAAGACGGCCTTGGCGGCGCGATTGGTTCGCGGCGCAACACAGTCGATAGCGGATCCGCGCGGCATGGATCCATCGCGTCCTCCACCGGGATCGCCGGTGCATCTTCGAATGCTCGTCAATCTTCGCGGTACAATGGGACCTTTCAAAATATGGAGAAGATGTCCCCACCAAATGGAACTCCAGGTCTTGGCAACGGAGAATTCGGAGTCTCGAACCTCTTCTCTCCGACGTCACCGGTGCAAACCTCTTTTGCTAGCCGCAACCTGGGAAAATCCGTCATCAATGACGAAGCAGACGACGATAACGACCTGCTCAATGAGTCCATTGGATACGCTACTGGAGGGCCACCAGCTCAGTCCAACATGTCACGAAGAGCGACAAACCCAAACCCCCCGGTCCCAGTGTCCCGTTTTGCATCGCTATCGCTCAACACAAACAGCGTCAACGGCATGGGCTCCCCGCCGTTGAACAGCTATACGTCCCCGCGATCAGCAGCCACTATGCAGTCGCCGGGTCCGGCTCTCTCCGCCATGTCTCCTCACAACGCACCGTCTGCCCTGAACACTGGCCCGAACACGGGCTTCCAGCAGTACTCCTCGCACTTTGCTCGACCGACATACCCTCCTGTAAACCCGGCTGATCAAAACCCACCGTGCAATACACTCTACGTCGGAAACCTGCCCATGGACACTTCCGAGGATGAACTCAAAGCCGTCTTCTCCAAGCAGCGTGGGTACAAGCGTCTTTGCTTCCGTACGAAACAGAATGGCCCAATGTGTTTTGTTGAATTCGAAGACACTTCATTCGCTACCAAGGCCCTGAACGAGCTATACGGATACATGCTTCACAACAGCGTCAAGGGCGGAATCCGACTGAGCTTCTCCAAGAACCCTCTGGGTGTTCGCAGTGGACAGCACGCCAGCATGGGTTCCGCATCATCCATCACGCCGAGCACTCCGCTCTCTGGATTTGGAAGCGGTGTCGGAGCCCCCCCTGGCTTTTCTACGGCCACTGGCCCTCCGCCTGGCTTGTCGGCGCCTCCGGGACTTGCGAGTCAGTCTCACGCAAACGCTAACAATGGCTTCGGCATGTACGCCAACGGCGGCTTCGGTATGGGCCCAAATGAAATGTCCAGCTCAATGCGCCAACCCATGGCTACGGGCGGAAACAGCTTTGGGGGTATGGGTGGGAGCTACTCCGCATACATGATGGGTCGTTAG
- a CDS encoding anaphase-promoting complex subunit cdc27 yields MSPPPSAANAQLRQLIHYHLDNGFTENALFLAGRLHALDTRNADAAHLLALCNLRLGRYKAAFEHSKNKAAQAQHLGCVHVFAQACLRLGRFELGATALEKARGLWHGRNHWNKHSETSRRHVPDAAACFCMLGKLWAAHGDTKKAIDYYVEALKLNSFMWDAFTGLCDIGAVVRPQNVFTITPTMLESISHAAVNGHAPQVALPKEDLETNNPFVSRPEDDPFNPPTRQRGDVGLNMGGTNLLSKLNGRNPAPSATRHHNVETPVANGQDPDEDDMMMGEGGGPVMTERGPADIMHAPGRKIRMQPFAAVEDPPRMRPMTSRMRTKTNPSDGEQTDIPRPVNQNGHKRTVSGHSTHTQHTQASQLHAVDPTAAPPRRSARLFNHISSITSTRTTNRPPAAAPSRDPETRERRELRKVKATGTKGRTGTTSTVGRVVSGNRKPTLDATEPLEPKPRPLSAAAIAPPPPPRMASQTDTARDREALTWLLDLLHRIGAGYSYLSQYESVKALGAFASVPVAQRDTPWVLAQIGKAHYERAQYADAEKAFKKIREKSPSYLEHMEVYSNTLWQLKDEVALAHLAHTLIDQDRLSPQAWCALGNASSLERQHDDAVKCFARATQLDPKFAYAFTLQGHEHVANEEFDKAMQAYRNAISADNRHYNGWYGLGNVYERMGKYDVAEKHYKAASQINPNNAMIIVRIGLVLDRMKRIDVALTYFDAAVKLDPRSIMARFRKAQVLLKLDRSEESLKELLVLKDLAPDDANIHFLLGRCYKKQRNRATAIKHLTIAMNLDPKSHGVIKEVMESIDQDDDGAWSSEEDR; encoded by the exons AtgtcgccgccgccctcaGCGGCCAACGCCCAGCTGCGACAGCTCATACACTACCACCTCGACAACGGCTTTACTGAGAACGCCCTCTTCCTCGCCGGCCGCCTGCATGCTTTGGACACGCGCAACGCCGACGCTGCACATTTGCTAGCCCTCTGCAACCTTCGTTTAGGAAGGTACAAAGCTGCATTTGAACACTCCAAGAACAAGGCAGCACAAGCGCAGCACTTGGGGTGCGTGCACGTGTTTGCCCAAGCTTGTTTGCGCCTTGGACGCTTCGAGCTGGGAGCCACGGCGCTCGAGAAGGCCAGAGGACTGTGGCACGGGCGAAACCACTGGA ACAAGCACTCGGAAACCTCAAGACGGCATGTTCCAGATGCTGCGGCGTGCTTCTGCATGCTAGGGAAGCTGTGGGCTGCACATGGCGACACAAAGAAGGCGATCGACTACTATGTGGAGGCGTTGAAGCTCAACTCGTTCATGTGGGATGCCTTCACTGGTCTCTGCGACATTGGCGCCGTGGTTCGACCCCAGAACGTCTTCACCATCACACCCACCATGCTCGAGTCGATATCGCATGCCGCAGTGAACGGTCATGCGCCGCAAGTCGCACTACCAAAAGAAGACCTGGAGACCAACAACCCCTTTGTTTCGAGACCTGAAGACGACCCGTTCAATCCACCGACACGGCAACGTGGCGACGTTGGACTCAACATGGGAGGGACGAACCTGCTTTCGAAGCTGAATGGCAGGAACCCAGCGCCTAGTGCAACGCGACATCACAACGTCGAGACGCCCGTAGCTAACGGCCAGGATCCTGACGAAGACGATATGATGATGGGCGAGGGGGGAGGCCCAGTCATGACGGAGCGCGGACCTGCGGATATCATGCACGCGCCGGGACGCAAGATTAGAATGCAGCCGTTCGCCGCGGTGGAAGATCCGCCTAGAATGCGACCGATGACATCCAGAATGCGAACAAAAACGAACCCTTCAGACGGCGAGCAAACTGATATACCACGGCCGGTGAACCAGAATGGTCATAAGAGGACCGTCTCAGGCCATTCTACACACACGCAACACACACAAGCCTCACAACTGCACGCGGTTGACCCAACGGCTGCTCCGCCGCGCAGAAGTGCTCGGTTGTTCAACCACATCAGCTCCATAACATCCACTCGCACGACGAACAGGccgcctgctgctgctcccaGTAGAGATCCAGAGACCAGAGAACGGCGAGAGTTGCGGAAAGTCAAGGCGACAGGAACCAAGGGGAGAACAGGCACAACTTCGACTGTAGGACGAGTTGTTAGCGGCAACCGGAAACCTACCCTCGATGCTACAGAACCTTTAGAGCCCAAGCCAAGGCCTCTGAGTGCGGCTGCGATagccccgccgccgcctcctAGGATGGCCTCTCAAACGGACACCGCTCGAGATCGAGAAGCCTTGACCTGGCTTCTGGACTTGCTGCATAGGATCGGCGCAGGATACAGCTACTTGAGCCAGTACGAGTCCGTCAAAGCGTTGGGTGCATTCGCATCCGTACCAGTGGCGCAGCGCGACACGCCGTGGGTACTTGCGCAGATTGGCAAGGCACACTACGAGCGCGCGCAGTACGCAGATGCGGAGAAGGCGTTCAAGAAGATACGGGAGAAGTCGCCTTCATACCTGGAACACATGGAAGTGTATTCCAACACACTGTGGCAGTTGAAGGATGAAGTTGCTTTAGCCCACCTTGCGCATACCCTGATCGACCAAGACCGTCTTTCACCACAAGCCTGGTGTGCTCTCGGTAACGCATCTTCTCTGGAGCGACAGCACGACGATGCTGTCAAGTGCTTTGCGCGAGCCACACAGCTGGATCCCAAGTTTGCCTACGCCTTCACTCTGCAAGGCCATGAGCACGTGGCGAATGAAGAGTTTGATAAGGCTATGCAAGCATACCGGAACGCCATCAGTGCCGATAACAGACATTACAACGGTTGGTATGGCCTTGGAAATGTGTACGAGAGGATGGGCAAGTACGATGTAGCCGAGAAGCACTACAAGGCGGCGTCTCAGATCAACCCCAACAATGCCATGATCATTGTTAGGATCGGGCTG GTTCTCGACCGCATGAAGAGGATCGATGTAGCCCTAACTTACTTCGACGCCGCGGTGAAGCTCGACCCTCGGTCCATCATGGCACGCTTCCGCAAGGCGCAAGTACTGCTCAAGCTAGATCGCTCGGAAGAATCGCTCAAGGAGCTTCTCGTACTAAAGGACCTGGCACCCGACGATGCGAACATCCACTTCTTGCTTGGCAGGTGCTACAAAAAGCAACGAAACCGCGCGACCGCTATAAAACATCTCACGATCGCGATGAATCTGGATCCCAAGTCTCACGGAGTTATTAAAGAGGTCATGGAGTCCATTGATCAGGACGATGATGGTGCCTGGAGTAGTGAAGAGGACAGATGA